The region GCAACCTCCTGTACTACTTGGTCCTCCCCTAATTTGTGGAGCAACTTAGCCTGCTGCTGCTCGTAGTTGAGACATTTCTATCAAGCTTTTAACTGCattgaaattttgttaatatttaattagataaGCTAAAATAAGAAAATGTATAATTAGCAAAGTAGTTCAGCAAAACAAAGCAAATGATAAACAAGGCAAACGAGGCACTAATGCTTGTAACCTAATCTAGTttttaattcgaaaaaaatttaaatttaaatttcataatatcgACTTGGAGCTATAGATTGaactaaatctaaaattttatatatcaattttcaaattaaactTTAAGTAGTCGAGTTCAAATAATATCGAActtcaaaatttaaatcaaaacttGAATTTAGAATTATTCAGATTAACTCGTCTCGATTATACCTCTACTCCGATCtcgaaaattaaataaaataatatgctACTATCTTCTATAACTTTCCACGTGTCACATCTAGACTCCGTAGACTCCCATATCAATCATCCCTCCAAATCCAAAAAACAAACAGAGCTCACCTCCCTCTTTGTCTTTTCACTCACCCTCTCAAACTCATTAACAGATTTTTTTTGGTATCGAGCGGTTCAATGGCTGATTCATTGAGTTTGCCTATAGCCCCCATTGCTGCCAATTATGATCACTCTTCCTTGCTTTCTCGAAACTCCGCTTTCTCTTCACGTTTACTGCCTTCTAAGTGCTTCTCTTCCGGTAAGAACAAGTTGAATTTGTCGTCTCTGGGTCAATACTCCTTCCACTCGCTCCACCACCGAGTCGCCCCGATTCGTGCTCTCGATTCAGACGTTCCTCACCCGCTTCACAAGGTAGATTACGAACTCTTCTGAAATTCAATTCCAAAAAATATTTGAACAGTTGCAGTTATTGACAGTGACAGTTCATTGATAATCATTTTTTTATCCTtctctatttatttattcatttgtgaTCACTATTTTGAGCAATCGAATAAGGAATTCAATTGAAGCCAGATATCTTTGAGAAAATAACAGATTAATTTTTAAGGTGGTGGTTTCTGTTCTTCAATTTTCACTGTCCACAAGTTAAAAAGATCGATTActttttaatatgatttttcttctgtttcttaaAGAGAAAATAGTCCTTCAAAGACCCTACGTGATCGATTGGTATTGCAATTTCACGCATTCTAGGTTTAGGTAaatctatagaaacaaatggaaggGACTTGGGATTTAAAGATTAACTTAACCTATCTGAATTTGTGCATGTTAAAATGCattcatcctttttttttttcttgtgtttGTTGTGGAATTTGAAAGGGATCAGTAGATTTTAAGAGTAAAAAGAGCTATGAGCAATGGGATTCATTGACATCAACGTTTTCAGGAGCTgcaaatataccatttttattGCTTCAATTGCCTCAGATCATCCTCAACGCACGCAATCTTCTGGCAGGAAATAAGACTGCCCTTTTGGCAGTACCATGGCTGGTAATCTAGAATTGCAGTTAGATTTTTTTCTGGTTTACTTAAGATTTATGGTCTTCTGCTTATGTATTATTGTTTTCCTGGTACTTTTATGATATCTTGAAGCCAAAAGTTAAGGGTTAAAGAACACGTGAATTATTAGAGAGGACTTCTGGCGTTTTATCAATTATAGTAGGAGCAATAAACTAAATATCAATGCCTTCTCTGTTTCGAAAATACCCACACGAACCCATGAACTTCAATTCCTTTCACGAGAGCAATGGAATGATGAATTCAACATATTTTGTGGTTTAGTGTGAACGATATGTAAATAGAAAATAGATACAAACTTGTATAGGTTTTTTTGTGGAGTCATGAGTACAACTTTCCCCGCTTTTAGTCAGCTGCAAAAACAGTTCAAGAACCTCTATTTATGACAAGGTTAATCTCTGCTGAGCAGTTGTTATGCCCTTTACTTTACGGAGCTTTTATAAACTTAAGTTTTGATGTATTTCTTGAATTTGTGCAATGGACCAAATGAAGATGTTGTTTCTAGGAACCTAAGGAAGGGGGTGTTGTACATGCAGGGAATGTTGACTGGTTTACTTGGAAACCTTTCATTGCTTTCTTACTTTgccaagaaaaaggaaaaggaggCTGCTGTGGTGCAAACACTAGGAGTGGTATCAACATATGTGGTGATTAGTCAGCTTGCGATGGCAGAAGCTATGCCTCTCCCTCACTTTATGGCCACTTCGGTTGTTGTGGGTTCTGGACTcattttaaatttgttgaattactaCAATATACTTAACAGAAGAATCTGGCAAATTTGGGAAGATTTTATTACTGTTGGTGGACTTTCTGTGCTTCCCCAGGTTAGCTCTTTTCCCGCTGTTCTCTGCTCGCACTTAAAAATCCCTCTGCACACACAAACTCGAACATGATATATTTACAGATCATCTGTGCTTCCCCAGGTTAGCTCTTTTCCCGCTGTTCTCTGCTCGCACTTAAAAATCCCTGTGCACGCACAAACTCGAACATGATATATTTACAGATCATCAAAAtctatgtgtgtgtatatatttcAAGCCTCTCACCATCTTTTGTACCAATTTGAGTACAGATAATGTGGTCCACATTTGTCCCATACATACCCAATAGCATCTTGCCGGGGGCAATAGCATTTATTCTAGCTGTAGCAGCTGTAACTATGGTAAGATCTATCCGCTACTATATGATATGTTAAATTTTCTGTTTCTAGCAATGAGCttaaactttttccttttatcaTGAAGAATTGGCAAGCAATGAGACTCCTTGTTCCTTCTATTCGGTTGTTTTAGAAACAACTATTAAACATAGGCAGTACAATTGCACCCTTTTAAACTTGCACCTGCCAAGATTTGCAGGCACATACGGGCAAACTTTCAGAGAAAGGTGTGAAATTCGTGGGAGCTATCTCTGGATGGACAGCAACTCTTCTTTTCATGTGGATGCCGGTTTCACAAATGGtaattcatgtttaaaattttgtatcTAAGGCTATGATCAAGTAAATTTGGTTGATTCGAATGCGTACCTGATTAAGATTTGTGCTTCCTTTTCAGTGGACAAATTTTCTGAATCCTGATAATATTAAAGGCCTATCAGCGATTTCAATGTTGCTTGCTATGACTGGAAATGGACTTATGATCCCCCGTGCACTATTCATTCGTGATTTTATGTGGTAATTACTCATtaaatcttatttattattatttttttataaatgaatCCAGCTACTTGCACACGGTAGTAAAACCAAGCAGACTGAATGTTAAAGTGACATCAGACTCGACCACTTTGAGTTCTGATTGTCATTACATCGCCTATCCTTATTATTGTTGATTCTACTGACTTTCCAGGTTCACTGGTTCTACTTGGGGGACAGTCTCTTATGGTTACGCGAATATTGTATGCTTATACATGTAAGGGCCGTGCGTTTTATCGTACAGGTTAATTTTTATTTCCTGTTGCATATCATGAAAAGCGTCTCAATCATTTTCTACCATTCCAGCTTCAACTCTATCGGCCGGGAATTCTTCATTGCAGCAACAGTCGGTTTAATTTCATGGCTAGGTTGTTTCTCCACCACTATTAAACTATCCTATGTCCTTTACTCTTATCAACCAGAGACATAGAGAAgtgaaaacaaattaaattattttttttaccttaGAATTTTGAGATGTATCTAATTAATCTCCCTTTACCAACAGGAATAACACTCTGGAGAGACACCGTTGTGCATGAATACGAATCGCCAGTACGAACTTTGAAAGAGTTGGTTTTTGGATCATAAGTCGAAGACAGTGCCACAAGCTGGAACGATACAAAAACGACCTGGTTGCATGATCATATATCCCTTTTGCCCGGATCTGAATCCGGTTTGCAGCTGGATACTCTGCCAACTAGAAAGCTATCCACAACTGTATTACGCtgttatataaattttgacaCGTTAATATATTCTTATCGTGTTTTTGttatcttttttccttttttgtatcTAATGTTAAGTAGGTTTAAGTCTAACAAATAGAAAGATCATTTGTACTTAGTACTGGGATAGAATTAAGGATGGGGATAATACAAttctctaataataataataataataattgttaaTGGAGAAGCTTTATTCTTGGCACACTCCAAGCAAGCTTTCTTGGTGGTTGGATATTTAGTCttcatatttcaaaatatgaACAGAAATTTATGCTAAATGTTAGATGCCGGACTTTAGTTTTCACCATAATAAGTCGATTCCTTTGGTTTCTAGATgcttgtataaaaaataattcattcGGCTACTTTTATCATTTCATAATCAaatcaatctttttttttaaaaattttttaattttttgataaattaatatttaaatcgTTTCACATTCAAAAAGCCTATAATTGTGAACATTAAAAGTTGGCtacttttttttcaaataataataaataatatatgataactttatttataatatttgagtTACAAATGAggtaaatttttgaaataaagtgatgggttttttaatattttacaaatgaAAGTGTcacatttattaatatatataaaatagaattttaacTTCACAAATAGtatatgaaataatttttcatatatatttaattatcaatGGATTTTAGAGTTAATTTTGGATAGATtctaaaattaaagtaatttttttgagagttttaaattcattataaagGTTTTTTAAGTTTTCATAACCATcccagagttttttttttttaaatttcttcgaTTTTATTCTTTCGcaatgaaattttcttttataaatttgaattttccCATCTCTTAATTATTCCTTTTTATAAGGTTAAATGACAGAATTTTTGTAGAACAATTATGTATCTTAAActgatttaattataaataaaatcattttttaatatgatctctttgtaaaatatttaaaagtattaaatttcttaatttatttgttaactagttaatttaattaaaagtcacattaaatttttttaataaaaataataatatttatatatatctcatgtattataaaaaataataacataatacctcaccattaaattaaataaaaaatataaaaaatttataaatagatactaataattttatttaaatataattaaataataattaattattaattatatttaaataaaattattaatatttatttatcaatcctccgctattaataaaaataataataaaacaaagaaaaagacagCCAAGACAGCCCTTTATAAACTGAAAACCCAAGTTTTTATTCTTCACATCATCTTTCCTCCCACGTACAGAAACAATGGGAACCTGGTTCCTTATCCTCCTCGCAGCCGCCATTGTTGCTCTGCTCAAACCTTTCATCAACCTCAATTCCCCTTCTAAAAAGCCTCCCAAAACTCTTCCTCCAGGCCCTTCCAGTTTCCCCATCATCGGCAACCTCATATGGCTCACCAAATCCTTCTTCGAAATCGAACCCATCCTCCGTACCCTCAGCTCTAAACTCGGCCCAATGGTCACTCTCCACATCGGTCCTCATCCCTCCATTTTTGTCTTCGACCGTACCCTTGCTCACCAAGCTCTTGTTCAAAACGGTTCCATCTTTTCAGACCGCCCCAAAGCCCCTCCCACCAACGAGTTCATGACTTGCCACCAACGTAACATCAGTTCCGGCACTTACGGCCCCACATGGCGGCTTTTGCGCCGGAACCTCATGTCGGAAATCCTCCATCCTTCGCGTATAAAATCCTATTCCCATGCACGTCAATGGGTTTTGGACattcttttgaataatttaatgaaaAAGTCAAAAACCGGAGAACCAGTTGAGGTTTTGTCTCATTTCCGACATGCCATGTTTTGTTTACTGGTTTTGATGTGTTTCGGTGACAAGCTTAGCCAACAACAAATCGAAGAGATCGAATTTGTCACTCGAAAGATTCTTTTGAGTTCTGATCAGTTCAATATGCTTAATGTTTGTCCAAGTGTTACCAAGGTTTTGTTTCGACATCAATGGCGGAAGCTCTTCCAGTTACGTAAAGATCGAGAAAATGTACTGCTTCCATTGATAAGAGCAAGAAGAAAAGCTAAAGATGAATCGAAAAACAAGGAAACTGATGATTATGTGTTGGCTTACGTCGATACTTTATTGGACTTAGAGCTGCCATTGGAGAAAAGGAAGTTCAATGAAGAAGAAATCGTGACACTAACCTCTGAGTTTCTTAACGCCGGCACCGATACAACCACTACAGCTCTAGAATGGATAATGGCGAATTTGGTGAAATAccctaaaattcaaaacaaattatGGCTCGAAATCAAAAGTGTAATGGGAGATAATGATGATGAAGAAATCAAAGAAGATGATTTGCAGAAGACACCGTATTTAAAAGCAGTGATATTGGAAGGGCTGAGACGTCACCCGCCAGGCCACTTCGTGTTACCTCATCGTACGACGGAAGACACCGTGTTGGGTGGTTTTTGGGTGCCGAAAAACGGAACGATCAATTTCATGGTGGCGGATATGGGGTGGGATCCGAAAGTTTGGGAAGATCCGATGGCGTTTAATCCCGAAAGGTTCTTGAAAACCAATGATTTTAATGGCGAAGTGTTTGATTTAACAGGGAGTAGAGAGATTAAAATGATGCCGTTTGGTGTGGGAAGAAGGATTTGTCCTGCACTTGGGTTAGCTCTTCTTCATTTGGAGTATTTTGTGGGGAACATGATATGGAAATATGAATGGAAAGCCATGGATGGAGATTCCATTAGCTTGGAAGAGAAGCAAGAGTTCACTGTTGTGATGAAAACGCCATTAAAGGCCCAGATTTCAGCTAGGAAGAAGATATAAGTTAGCAGACCTAACATTTCACTATGTTATAATCGTTttaaaatatctatatattacCCAATACATATGTGTTTTGttatacatacacacatatatatatatattgtattaagTTGATTTAGATACATATAACCTTTTAACCTTTACTATCATGTTGTATTGTATGCACTATTAGTTTGTCATAATCATCTTTATATAAGGATTATTACTTGATGGCATTGttatatgcatgcatgtgattattattttagggttttatctttttaaaagctTATCagcataattaaaattataaattctattaCAATTATATCAAAATTCACTACCGGTAATAGTGAATAACTCTCTCGTCGCAAGTACCCTTTGAAAAGATAAACAACTGGTCATGAAATGTGTTCCATTTCCGTAAGTAAAGATCGAACACTCGATCACGTGAAACATTTTTTCTCGCTATTAAACCAATAATATTTAATAgatgcaatttttttttgaaagcaataatatttatctatattattatttaagcccCTATTTGAGTTTGTGTCACAAATCAAACAGGCACCAACTCCTCGGttagaaaaaattatgaaaataccctTTCATAATTagaataagttatattatttgatagtacttcagtatttttattaaaaaaaaattacatgtgaTTAGATTTGAAGTTGTGTTATTAgcatcaataaaatattaactttacCACTtacccaaaaattttattttaatataatatttatattttaattgtattatgcataatttattaccttcattaattgtatatattgataattagtgcatttagtattcttaatatatatttacgtatttaaatttcattttacttacaatttaattttttagtttttattctaATACCGTACATAtttaatatgttattattaattaatttcaaatattagttattaaatattatttttaaactattttttatattttaaatacataattcTCTCATGCATATattcgataaaatttctaattttaataatttcattgtCATTTGTAAATTCAATACAATAATATCTAGATGGGATCTATATTATATTAAGTTatcctttatatataatattattttttgcatttttttccgATAATATGTCGTCTTCCTTGTATAATCATCTATGTGTCATCGACTGCATTTCACTGTCACCATTTGCAAATAATTTTTCCCtaataaagccaaaataaaaataataattaaataaatattgtttGCCGGATTTATATGAGTCAATTTAAGATGACATTTTCAAGATGATTTAAAATTtagtgtataaaaataaaaataaaaataaaaatttttaattttctgaacataaaatttatttgaattcaaatatgataaagaaaaaaaaaagtaggaaAATTTATTGAATCATAATGATGTCAATTTTCGcatatgaatatatttatttcttacaTTTAAAGATTATCAAATCTAAATATTGTGTGTTGGCTTGATGGTTAATGTGTTCATCGCCCTATATGTGACCTGGATTTAAGTCGCACTAATCTCGTTACTGTTCTTctcttataatttaataataataataataataaacaaaactaTCTTTTGACATTGGACTTTTCTTCATGTTTACCTATGCATGTAGTGAGGGAGGTTCCAAGTTTGACATTTGCTTGCTCGTCATTTCCTACCTTGACTTTGTCTTacaaagttttttattttagccAATAAAACATGATTTTATGGTCGCTCCATCTGCTTTCTTCatatgcatttatatatatacatatgtaccaACATTTAAGAAATTTTCAATGcctataaattaaataataataaaaaatcagcACCCAATTGTTTCATtatagatttttattatatttgttttttttatacaatatttagaaatatttataacccctcaacctttaaataggagaataatgcgctACAGCGCATTCGAACTCACATCCTCCTGTATTAACAACTATGCCAATActaatcgagttaaaactcaatcggcCATTCTTCTCACTTAAGCTAACATCATTCAAGTGCTCCTATGAATTAAGCttacatcattcaaaattgagtgtgaattttttttatgtatgaatatatgtttaatatGGGTTTATctaatctatattattatttaagttttttattgagttggtgttaGGAGTCAACAGGTACCAACTCGGTTAAGAAAATTACGGAAAATTTtatcttaaataaaaataaattatattattcaaggatattttaatattgtttaaaAAAGTCAATAAAAAATTGCATATAGTTAAATTTGAACCTATACTATTTACATTAATAGAACATTAACTTTATCATTAAAaccaaagctttattttaatataatatttacattttaattatattatgtatttttatcaccttcatcaattgtatatattgataataatattgACGACAATACCATGAtaaaccatacatttcattatttattaattagtttcaaatcatacgtttcattatttattgtatgttattttaaaaCTGATATCTGTGTTTTAAATATGTAGTTTTCCCATGCATATACGTATTACTTTTAATGGGTTTTTTCTTTGACCAACAAGCTCTTGCCATGTGGCTTTTTCCCCACAATTATAACActttccttcaattttttttgttgttgacgTGGTTATTCGAACCTTCCCCTTCACGAATTCTCCTTTCGCCTTAATGACCTTTAGATTTGTCATCATTTTTCTTGGACTCGCCATTGTCATATTGCTTGAATCTCCTTTCGCCTCTACTGGCATATagagtgcctctttttctttagTGAGACTCCTCCCATTTGTTTAGTTAATGCTTCTTGACAAACTagcaaattttcaaatttgacaaGTGATGGTTGATTTTGCCATCCTTGTATAGTAGAAACAAAACTCCTATATTCTAGCTTCAACACATGGATGATGATTCGTTTCATCCTAGTATCATTGATAGGAGCTTTAGGATCCAACTCAAAATTCTCTCAACATAACATTTTTGCTTTGTGGAAATATTGTGTTATTAACATATTTTCTTGTGTCACTACCAACAATTCAGCTTCTAGAAGTTGGAGCTTCATATCATTCTTTTTAGAAAACAACTTGGAGAGCGTATCCCAAGCTTGTTCTAGATTTTGACatcacaaatatattctaacacATCCTCCTCGACGGTTGTCTTTAAGATGAACATTGCCTtactaacttttatttttcattttcttagaGTGTCACTTGCATCCTTGACTTCCGGTTGCGTCACTTCATTACCACAGACAACCTCCCAAAAGTCTTGTCCTTGCATATAAGAGACATTATGCAAGTTGACCATGTATTATAGTTGTTATTAAGCTTCTTCATTCTGCCGACAACTTACATGTTTGTTATCATATAGACAAATGATTATCACAATTGAATACCTAAATAGTGGAAGTAGTTTGTGAATAATACACCAAGTCTTTCCTTAATCAGAATTTTTCCTAAACATATGCAATTTCACACCACCACACTTCCCTCCAACAACTAGACTCGAAATTTggaattttcatttcaaataaattttatggTACACATTCGaatatgcatataaaagttagattatttttaaaatatataaactaaaatcgATGAAGTCATTGATATAATCATAAATCATTTAAGTTGACCTCAAATCttcaattaatatttaaattatgaaaaaaatgttATACTATTGAATTTGGATAACTTAGGGCCGCAAAGAATGGACAGTTTGATAATAGCTAAATAAATGCTAACATTGAAAAACATTTGGCATTGACtttctgattttgaaaaatattcattttggtacaatgattttaaaaaataaattcaacatAAAAAAATGGCATTGACTTtctgtttttgaaaaatattcaagGTTGATTATAATATAGGTACATAATTAAATTGGTGAAAATTTCAGTAAATTCCATGAATCAAAATGGTTGAATCTATCAGTTgcattaaaaggaaataaaatattaaataaatattaaactcggtagataattaataaaaatatgtttaattaaatgcTAGTCTTTGATCTAGAGTCAAAATCAAAAggttaaaacttttaaaaatcataaaataaaaatgtcataGTTGAATTTGCTAATGCATAAAGTGAGGGGCGTTCAAAGTTTGACATTTGCTTGCTCTCTATTTCCCATGCAgctttatgattttttatttttcaactatGACCCCATAAAAAGAAACATGGTCAAATCAAATTTCCAATAGTTGTACTCAATTGTAATAAATTTAAATGTTCCATACATTAATAATGAAATAAGACTATTTATTTATTCCGTAATAGTGCCTTATATGGAGTAAAACAATTTAATTTGGTGATTAGGGTCCTTTTGTATGGGCAGTACGTTTATCTGCTGTCATGTAAAAATAACGATGACGGTTAGATTAAATCTTGTAGtgtgaaacaaaaagaaagttaaataCACTGCATTGGAAGTAAGCGTTCATTCAAAAAAGCCCTTAATCTTATTGTATTAGCTAAATTTACTTGGACTACAACGATTATATATTAAGGATGTGTTTTACAATATTGCATGAATCTACTCGAGTGAGGTTGCAATAATCATTTCTTGCATAGAGTACTGCTTAATTAATCC is a window of Gossypium hirsutum isolate 1008001.06 chromosome D08, Gossypium_hirsutum_v2.1, whole genome shotgun sequence DNA encoding:
- the LOC107909037 gene encoding maltose excess protein 1, chloroplastic; this translates as MADSLSLPIAPIAANYDHSSLLSRNSAFSSRLLPSKCFSSGKNKLNLSSLGQYSFHSLHHRVAPIRALDSDVPHPLHKGSVDFKSKKSYEQWDSLTSTFSGAANIPFLLLQLPQIILNARNLLAGNKTALLAVPWLGMLTGLLGNLSLLSYFAKKKEKEAAVVQTLGVVSTYVVISQLAMAEAMPLPHFMATSVVVGSGLILNLLNYYNILNRRIWQIWEDFITVGGLSVLPQIMWSTFVPYIPNSILPGAIAFILAVAAVTMAHTGKLSEKGVKFVGAISGWTATLLFMWMPVSQMWTNFLNPDNIKGLSAISMLLAMTGNGLMIPRALFIRDFMWFTGSTWGTVSYGYANIVCLYIFNSIGREFFIAATVGLISWLGITLWRDTVVHEYESPVRTLKELVFGS
- the LOC107909038 gene encoding cytochrome P450 89A2, coding for MGTWFLILLAAAIVALLKPFINLNSPSKKPPKTLPPGPSSFPIIGNLIWLTKSFFEIEPILRTLSSKLGPMVTLHIGPHPSIFVFDRTLAHQALVQNGSIFSDRPKAPPTNEFMTCHQRNISSGTYGPTWRLLRRNLMSEILHPSRIKSYSHARQWVLDILLNNLMKKSKTGEPVEVLSHFRHAMFCLLVLMCFGDKLSQQQIEEIEFVTRKILLSSDQFNMLNVCPSVTKVLFRHQWRKLFQLRKDRENVLLPLIRARRKAKDESKNKETDDYVLAYVDTLLDLELPLEKRKFNEEEIVTLTSEFLNAGTDTTTTALEWIMANLVKYPKIQNKLWLEIKSVMGDNDDEEIKEDDLQKTPYLKAVILEGLRRHPPGHFVLPHRTTEDTVLGGFWVPKNGTINFMVADMGWDPKVWEDPMAFNPERFLKTNDFNGEVFDLTGSREIKMMPFGVGRRICPALGLALLHLEYFVGNMIWKYEWKAMDGDSISLEEKQEFTVVMKTPLKAQISARKKI